ATGGATAGTCATGGCCTGTCACTTATACCCATATCGGGCAATGGTGAGCAGGTTCTGCACAGAATGACCAGTCTACTACTTCATGTCCATAAGCCAGTTTTTCCTTGGGTCACCATGGTGTTGATCATCCTCCAATGTATCATGATGGATAGTCTTTGTCTAAGTATTGTGCTGAGTCACATGGCCAAACTAGACCAGCTTGCCAGTGTTGAAACAATGCTTCacacaaagtcattggtttgaTGCTCTctgagatccagagcagcctcctcagtcacttgttctcaaatgtcTTGATTCTTCTCTCTCTAGTCAAGCAGAGTCACATCTGTAAAATAGGACTGGTAGTAGGAGGGACATGTACAGTAAACTTGATAATGTGGCGAAACcagccattgccgctgttgctctCCCAATGTGGAGCTGCCAACTTTGGAGAGGGTGATTCCTAAGTACTTAAAACTATTTACTTTTTTGAGCCATACTCTGTTCATGCAGATATTTGCTTTGCCATTGCCAATTAACATGGCTTTACAGCTTTGGTGCTGATGTCCATTCCATTTATGATTAAACTGTGTGATGGTCATAGAGGGTTTCACACATGATGTTTTTCAAAATGCTGAATAGCACTAGAGATAGGGGAGCACCCTTGATGGACATTTACTGTCATGtgttaacaacaataaaaaaggctcccatttggttatccagcagtACTGTGCTCATTAAGCATTTATACAGAACTTGTGCTAGTAGTTCCTTAGTGGTGGTGCTAATACgattctgtattactttcagcatgGCTTTGTTTGTGTGGTATTTTAGGCTTATTGCTCTGTAGTTGTGGCACTGTTTACTggggtttattttctttaggaAGGGATAGTGACTGTGTCCATTCTTTGGGCAATTCTTTGCATTACCAGACTCATTAGCACAGGGCAGTACTGCTATTTCTTCCTTTAAGAAGGTCTTCAGGTTTGCTGGTTGTTTTGAAGGTTGTTAGCATCCATCTTCAGACAGACATTGTACAATTTTTGCAATATTAAGTCAATCAGTTGAGTTCTTTCTGTGAGATTGTTATCTTCCATGACTGAGGTGCTGTGTTGATCTGTCTTGGTGAGTATCTTTAGTATTTGGTAGGCCTTTCTGCTATCACCCATTCAATTCCCTTCTCTATGGTCCAACAATGGCCCTCAGTCCAGTTTTCCTTggctgccttcatccctttcctgaTGGCACTATTCACTTTTTTGTATCTGGAAGCTGCTTTGggtttgctttttctcttttcaaggTCCTTCTTTCATCACACAGATTGTTCCTTATTTAGTGttgttctttttcctgttgtcCTAGCTTTTCCTGAGCTGTTGACAGGAGCACCTTTTGATGTTTCCAGTGAGGGTGTCTATAGAGTATATTTGTTGAGGAAAAAACATTTGCACAACACAGACTGTACTTCTCTTAGAATTcttttgcttgatttttaaacaaacacatataacTTGGCCTTCAGCTttccccattaaaaaaaattcttctgaagtttgatttctatttttctttgcacTTCTTAGTGAACCACTTATGGACAGGCAGTTTTGACTGAacaattacattatttttaatcaaaggAGTTCCATAGAAACTAAAATAAGGAAGTTTTCTAAGATAGGATGCACTTTGATATTTAAAACAAGTGGATAAAAACAGCTGTATGGTTTACATACAACATCCATGGCACTTGTACTGTGAAGAGCAGGAGTCAAGGACATACTATTCTGCTTCATTTCCTGTACGATTTGTTCCTGTACATATGAAATAATGCAGGAAGAAATAATCACCTCATGTACAACGAATTGTAAAAGTCTGCTTAGTGTAAATCTGAAGGGGTTATAAATGCTGTAAATCGAATTGTGTGTTGAGTAATTTATGTCATTGACAGCTTCACAAACAGTGTTGGCATTTTCAATGTaacatcctcatcctcatcaatcatcatcatcatcatccatcatccatcatcatccatcaatcatcaatcatcatcatcatcatcatcatcacaaagcATTATGCAACCATAATAACACTTAAAGTTTATAAATAGCCGGTAGCACTTCAAAAATCAAACCTGTTGTGTCAGCTGAGATTTCAGTGTCTCGACCTCTGTCTCCTTTTCCTTCATGTGTTTTTGTGCTTGTTCCTGTCATGTAAAAGATGTTATTTTCCAAGCTACTTTTCTTGCAGAAAGATCTCAGATAAGCTGTTATGATTTGTTACAGGTATTTGTCTCTCTTATCACCTTAACTGCACTCTATCCCACTCAAGTCCGAAATCTTCCATTAAGCATTACCTATGTAGAGTTTCATTATCTTGTGTTATAGTTTCTCTTAGAATAGTGGCTAATGAAAAGATTTAGGAAGTAAAAATTGATATGAATatatctttcaaaaatatgtatgtgGGGAAAGGAAGAggcaataattttaatttagaaaattATGTTGCATACAAGTTCACAATTCAAGGTGgccaattttcttttcatctcctCAGTTTCCTTGTGGCCTCCGGAACCATGAGGATTattctgcaaacaaacaaaaaaatgcagtgaTAAACACTTCTGCATTAGAAATCACTGATCAACCTTATAATTATCCTAAACATGATCATGGCCATCACCCTCATTACTGTAATCCCCACCATCAAGTTGGTAATCAAATGAGGTTTTCATAGTTTTCTCACAAGAAACTGTGCTAGTCTCTAGCTGGTATGTAACACATGATCATGCTATGGTCATTTTAGTAAAGAGTCATGCTATTCAGAGAGTAACTGAATACAGCATGCTATAAGTTTTGCCTGGCACATGTTGCTGCATTATAAGATATGACTTCATTTATCACAGAAGGCGATTATTAGGCAGTTCGATAATGAAAGGGGGGTTAGAACAACAGAGCACATCAACAATATCATCACACATTTTTGTCCCACCACACATACCCCCCACACAATTTAGACCTGCATACGATCACAATTCACACACGACAGTGTTCAGAAGTCACACAGTCAAAATAACAAAGGAAAAcctcaatctgttggtcctgaATCGAATCCTCTAATAACTTATCACACATAATCATATAAATTTTATCATAACCTTTTTACCTGTTTTTGAGTGACCAGTACATTATTCTTTTGACGAAGTTCCTcaatctctttgtctttctgagCTAGGAACTTGTGATGGTCCTGCGTGTACTTCTCCAATGTGGCAGTCATCTCAATGATCTGTCTGTCACATTGGAGCACAGCCTCAGCCTTCTCTTTCTGAGCCTTTGCTGTCTGTGACTTTAACTCCTCAATCTGAAATATCATCAGCTTTTCCACCATAGAGGGATATCTTTGTTATGCAGTGAATattgtttgtaaacacacaagtaaacacacaATTGCTTTATTTGCACTCAATCTCCCATCCAATTGGACTGATACTGAATAGAAAGTGCACCGCAGACATTTTATTCACAATACATTCTGTAACAAGAAGACTTCAATTTGCAGTGAGCTATTTGTTATTGtgacttattttttaaagtaaatgctAAGTGTATTAAGACGTGtaagagcacacacacacacattcatgtatGGACAAGAAGTCACCTGTTGTGCCTGTTTGTGAAGAGCATGTTTTTCCTGCTCCAACTGCTCCTGTAGCTTGACCAGGATGTTTTCACTCTCCTCCTTAGCCTGCTCATTACACACAAGCTCTTGCTTCAGGTATTCcacttctctttttctgtcccCCTCAGCCTTCTCCTGTTTGGTTAGACGACCTTGCAGAGACTTCATCTGCATGCATCACAGAtgcagggaaaaaaaaggatctTTTCACTTTGTATTCTTGCGTAGAATTATGGGGATTTCTGAACTAAAATAGAAACCAATTTCTGAAGAACAGCGAGTAAACATCTCACAAAATACATGACAGAATTAGGAGTATCAGTCTTAATcagttttaatatttgtcaTGAAAACTGGATTTGATTACCTCTCTCTCCACATCTTTGACATGCTTATTTTGTTCCTTCAGTTCTGCACGTAGATCTTTTACCTGCTTCTGCAGCTGCTTATTCTTTTCAATGTGATTCTGCATCTCAGTGGCCTGTGCTCGATCCTGATAGCAATCATTGTCTTACTTTATTGTTAGTTTTGTTCAGACGTATCCCCTTCCACTGTGCTGGACCATTTAGTTAGACAActtaaaagattataaaaacaGAGATATATATCATATGTATCATATTACAGATATAAGCATATAAAATACAATCCTGTGTTATCAGAAATAATCCGGAGCCCTGCAGCTCAATGAATGTGCTTAAGAGCAATTTTTACTTCCTCCTTTAACAGGACAGGacattgtaaattaaaaaaataaatgactaaTTTGACTTACTGTGTGCATGGGAATAATTTGCACCATACGAAACACACCATGCAACATTTTAAACCTACTTTTAGAACCGTATTTATATGCAGAAACCATCAACCAGTGTTTACACTTGCATGATTGTGCAAAAAGCTCTATCATGTCATGGATACCACACATTTGAGACACTGAATTATTTCCACTCATAAAACATTTGGAAAAGATTTCAAGAGACTTTTGGTGTCTACACCTGAAATTACTTTAGGATTCAGAATCGCTAGACTTTATAACATACACTTCCTTGAAAAAGGAGGGTAACGGACAAGACACATCTTGGTCACAGACTTTATTAGCTATTCAGCAAGATAAGCTGTGGTAAGGGTCACAGGAACTGCCTTCCTGCTTactctcttctctgtctccttCAGTAGCAGGTCATTCTGCAGGGCAATGTCAGCATGTCTTCCTTCTGCCAACTCACTCTCATTCCTGTAAATTCACAAATGCATAGTCCTGGACAGTTTTCCAATGTTTTGTTgaagacaaaagtaaataaaaacctGAGGGTTGACAGAAAAAGTGCATAATTTTTTGCTggaatattttgtgtatatatatatatggactAAAAAAACATTCAAGAGAAATGATGTGAAAGATCCATttctgttgaaataattttagtttttgttgttagtgtttttagttttatgtcaaGGCAGCAAGAAGATTATTCCATGGTGGCAgatgcttttatttactgtagcACCCTAAACCTGGCACTTTTTGTTAATCCATTACCATCATAACAGCACTGACTATggaagcaagaaataaaatttaactaAAATTACCTCCATGCCTCAGCTTTCTTTTCCAAATCCATGATTTGTATTTTGGCAGCATCTCGTTCTTCTATAATGTTCTAAAGAAAGTTCATCATAGCATGTTTCAATGAATTGTGTAATTTTCTGCTTCACACTGAGACTGttagatgttttctttaatattaatttttcataatttgGTTCTGAGTAAAATGGACAATGCTGCAGCATATACTATAAtgcaaaacattacacaaacaCTCTGCAGtcacaataataaataactaaatgttCCTTTCTTGATACTCCGCTTCCATGAAAGACTTGCCTAGTGCCCTATGCATGCTGTGGGTGAGGACTATTAGTCTTAAGCAAAATTTTCAGTTCActcaaaatatcttttgtaTGATGCCAAAGGtacaaactacttttttttatttcttaatggTTGCCACAATACCAATACTACTAACATAACAGTTGAATGATAAACTGAACTTCTACTTGTTTTGAACTGAATCACACACCTTTAATTCCATTTGAAGGTTGACAAGTCCACTTTCAGCATTAGCCAACAGATTCTCTTTGCTTGataatttgtcttcattttcttttagctGTGTTTTGAGCTGTTCCATTTGCAACCTTAAATGTGAAGAACAAAGTTTAGAGTAGACTTTTAAACACTGTTGTAAAATAACCAGTGTACATGTGTGGATATGAGTGATGTGCACACCTGAGACTGTTGCACATGCCTACAGTTCAAGTTGGGAGAGAGCAGACTTAGCTGGGTAATaactgcttttttcttttcctttctggtTTAccgatgaaaaaaaacaactttaatctTTAGCACAATAATCACACAATGAACTTTGCCACATGAATAGATGTCACCAAAGCTTCAATAGACTCAGAacgaaaaaagtaaagaaaactttaaagaaatccttagagttttcctttttatatatCTTCCTCTCATCATTTACCCCAGGCACTCTTGGCacatgtatgactttaatcgagctggtatgattgactgcaacacgactgcctgtggatttaatatatataatcgagctgcaactgaattgccctctaaaTGAATGATGTCTTtcaggaatgaatgaatgaatgaccCTTGAATAATTTTCATGAAGAATTCTCAGCACATTATGTAGGAaatgagggaagaaaaaaagatctcACAAAAGAAGGGAGAAATAGAGAAGCAGTGAAAGTAAGGAGAAAGAATGGAAAGAGAAAGGATGGAAGAGGGTTCAAGAAAGAGAATCAGATGAGGagttacacatttaaaaataagagcGCATTTTGCTCTCTGTGCATACAACCATACCCTTTCTGATGGAGCTGTGTTGTCAGTTCTTCAACAGAAAGCTGTAGTTCTTGTATACGTTTCTTTTCGTCAGCACAAGACGCGTTCACAGTCTCTAGTTTCATCTGTTAACAAACTAGAAATTCAGACTGTGCAcctaaaagtaaacaacaattaTCATTTCATTTCCACCAATGTTAAGCTAGTGACACCCCtgccccctcccctccaacacaaaaaatgaaaacccaCCAAAcattctccccctcccctaccacccttatttcttaaaaaaaaagaaggtagcagatttaaaaaatatatgtatcaataaaatgcatttacacATAGTATTCTGAGAATAAAATGCTGCATAAATTTTAAAGCACCCAGAATTTCGAAACCTAACaaccaagtaaaaaaaaagtaaaaacataacgacaaagtaaaaaaagcagaagcatatttttgctaaaaaaaaaaaaccctaataAACCAACAATGAACTATCATATTTATTAATGGAGGTGCTTCCTAGACCATGGTTACGAAAGCATATGCTAGTATTAAAATCACTGTGCAAGGAAGTTTTATGAAGGCTAGTCAATTTTTTGGTCTATTTCTATAGCTAGATCCAAGGATCTATAACTGCAGACATCACTTAAGGAATCATGTTTTCTGTAGCTATCATTCTTGGCATTGTTTAGTTGGTTGTTTCCTAGAGGTAATATAGAAATTTTTAGATCTAGTCACTGCCTTCCCAAAATGGTGACCCAGAGATCAGAGGTTTAATGTTTATCTTCAGCGCAAAAAGATACTCAAACTTTTATATGCAACTCTTATCTGTGTGCTTAGATTCCTTATGGATCATCCCACATGTATTGTTGGCACAAACTGGATTTCTGGCAAAATTTGTGGTGATACGACTCTGGTGTCTGTCTGCTATTAACTGACATTACcaaacagattttaaatatatacatataccttTTGAGCAGCAATGTCATTCTTCAGTTTTTTGGTTTCTTCAccaagtgttttattttctttttctaaggATGCACATTTTAGTTTGGCTTCATCAACTTCACCctgaaaataatgtttgcaATTGCAAAGCTTTGAAAATAGTACTATATACCCAGAGTATGAAATATTCATAATACCTTTTATAAGATAACAGCATGCAAATGTGGCCATCACCTTCCAGAACCTACAAGTGTGTGCACAAAAAAATAcactcatttcctttttttccatctttctcaTTTCCATTTAGTTTTTTCTCCTTACTCACACCTCACTCTTCATGCAGTGGAGATTTATTCTACTACAGACCAGTTCtatgcagtaaaaaaaaaagtagttattTTTGGTTTAGTCTCTGATTTTGTCAAGTACCTATCATAATAGCTATGTaggacaggaagacaggaatcTGACCATAAAAAGCAGACCATGGAAATGCATTTTTACTTGTTACCAGCTTACTTTAGCTTTGGCAGCTTCCAGACGCTCCTGCTCAATGTGTAACTGCAAACTTTCCACTTCTACCTCCAAAGAACTAATCTCAGccttatttttgtacttttcacTTTGGAGATcagtctgaaataaatattcagtgaAGTATATGCTATattgtggaaaatattttgaatgcaggaaaaaaaaaatgctgggtGGTAAACttttgggagttttttttttttttttttgcatcatgCATAGCTTACCAGCTCAGTCTTGAGTTTCTCCAAACAGAGTTccatttccttcttttccaGCAGCAAAACATCTGCATCAAAAGTGGGGTAAAAAACAGAAGCAATTTGCCACTTTTCCCCCCTTtcttgcatgcacacaaaaacacttttattcgAAGTAAGACATCCATAGGAagattgtttttattgctgAAAAGTCTgaatcaaaatttttaaaatatgtatgtcTACATGCTTTTGATATAAATGACTACATAGTAAAGTGCTTTTGCACTTCCATACTCTTGAACCGAAATAGTtggaaaaattctttttgtgaTGTTGGGagaatcattttaacattttaaaaaatattttaaatactgcAGGAATGGTAAAAGCAGAATTCTTACCCCGTGAACCTTTAATACTCTCTGCAAAGGACATACTCTCTGCCAGCTGTGCCCTAGCTTCTCTAAGCCTGAAAAGACAAATATGTCAGTATGCTTGCTTCCTAAACTGCTGAGAAGAAGGCAGGACAGTAAAGTCttataaaacatcaaatgtaACCAGTCAGtcatttttcaaacaattaGCAGAATCTGGCAAGCACGTTTAATGACCTCTGTAATATATTACTGTAACACCTGAGCAGCACTGCAGAAGCAAGAGTACTTGGTCCTTGCAGTTAAAATTTATTGGGATGAAGGAGAGAGACACCTTCTTTCATCCATTATCCCTTAGTTATAGTTATCTTTGATCTTGTCATTCACCTCTTCTGCTCCTCTACCAGCTCATACTTCAGTAGTTCAATCTCCTTCTGCATTGAGTCCTGGCGCTGATTGAAGATGGCCACAGAGTTATTGAGAGCTTCCTGCACTGAGTCTTCCTGCCTCTTGGACTGCCCtaatttttccctttcttcatcTAACTCAGATGCCAGTCTGTCTCGTTCAGCCTAAATACAAAGCCactgaaacaattttatttgtttttcttttcttatgtaCTTATTCTGAATAAGTGCTTTAGAAATGCATGCCTAATGAAggaatgatgataaagatggcagaagtgtctgtgtctgttttaGAAAATGAGATGGAAGCACAGAAGgtgcacacatatatagatacacacatGCAGATGTGTAAATAGTCTCCAACAtaacttttatgtttaaaagtcTATCTGGTTCTAATACGGTTTTTTGAGAAGGCAGATATCAAACACCTCACTGCTTGCGATCTGAATATTCCTACACATTAAAAGTCATTGGTAGGGAGGAAAGTAAGGTGTACATGAAGCAAAACCTAAGACGGCATATGGCATACAACAGAAAAACAGCCGTTTGgatatttctacttttcttgGATGTATGGGATTGAAAACTAACCTGAATGCTTTGTAATTCAGCAGTAAGCTGCTccaatttttcttgtttggatGATATGTCTTGGGACAGCTGGCATACTTGCTGTTGTGTTTCCTCTGTCAGAAAGTGACGGCTATCATTACAAgctagatgtgtgtgtatgaaatcCATTTTAGTTCAACAGAAATATCATTTGTCCATTTTATCACTTCCCAAAATATATGTGCAGATTTTTTTCGGTCAGAGTGCGTGTTAAAATTATGTAGCTGTATAATTATTTGACTCAATATACGGTGTTTATATAGAGATACATTGCATGTTTGTGATAGAAGCAGAAACATAAATTATGATAAGAATTTAGGTCAGCTATGACTAAACATTCCATCAATGTAAATGCTATGAAATCTCAATAGAGGAAAGTATCCATGGCTTTGAAAggagacagttttttttctgtgagagCACTTTAGGACAATGCTTGATTTCTTTtcaatgaaaaaacattttattgcagCAATGAATTCCTTATAAAGCAAATTTCCTTTGTTGTCTAAGGATGAGGACAAACTGAAATGAAGTGATAGGCAAGAgtattatatatgtattattttctcttatgtacttgttaaaagaaaatacttggTAAGATCATACCCAATAGCTTTTTAGTTGCTTCTGTCATGTCAGTCTTCTCCTGTAATGCAATCCTTGTTTCTTCAAGAACTAAGGATTTCTCTTGTATTTCATTCTTCAATGAATGAACCTAAATACAAACAATTCTATCAATCTTGGTTCAGGTACACTTTGGATTAGTTGCtaccaacaaaactaaacaaaattcACCGCTGAGAAACTGAGACTGCTCCAGAAACAAAATCTTATACAGCTTTTTAAGACTTGATAAATAATTctgacaaaacattttccatGAACAGTAAAACTCACTTCAGACAATGTCTGTGAAAGTTTGCAGTTCATTTTTTCCTCCAAAGTATCTCTCTGTACTCGTTCTTCTTGAACTAACgcacaaaaaaatgcaatgcACCAAAAATCATTATATCATTACCGCATCCCATACCTCCTTCCCTGTATTTGATAGATGATCTTGTTCCTTCTGATGAACAAACCATATCATTATCTAATACCAAAAGCTTTAATATCATGTGATGTGTTACAGTAAATATTAAGAAGCATACATTATCCAACACACAATTTCTGAGGTGACTACATGTCAGTGGCTGAACAACTCATACACTGCTTGAACTACTTTGTCTTCTTTGCTACAGACATTTACCGATTCACTTAAATCACATTATGTATTGActaaagaattttaaattttaactcCAACGTCAATTTGTAAGATAGTAGGTCTCCATTAATGTATTTTCCTTAGGCGTTCAAAGGCCAAATATTCACTTTTTGGTCTAAAAGCACGTTTTTTTCATCGAAGTCACATCCTTCCTCTGGCATGGCCATCACCTAAAACAGTATGCATAGCAATGATTAGTAATCACAAAGTACAATTAGCAGTACCTTGCCTGAGGAGCTGCTCTCTTCCTTCATTTGCATCTAACTCCaattttttgaatttttcacACATTTCCTGCACAGACAGTAAAGAgttatttaattcatttatatgtTCCTGATTTGCACCAAATTAGCTATTCTTTATGTAGCAGCTTTAGGTTTCGTTTGCACACAAATCTACTGAGCACAAAAGTCAGTAAAAGTTTAAGATAGAATGCTTAAAATATGTAGTTACCTCAAACTGACATGCATGCTCTTTTGCAAAATACTTAAGTTCAGTTCGCTCAGCTTCACCTGTAACAAGAACATATGCAGAACATATATATTCAAGAATCCTCtacctttttttctcactcaGAGTACCAAAGTTGATGTGCATGcgtttatgtgtgcatgtgcacgtTGTGAGTgtgcaaatgaaaaaagtattttgcaatTTTAATGCCCATTCTCTTCTTGAGTTGAACACgcattgtcataaaaaaaaaaaaaaaaaaaaaaaaaaagcaaaaacatgcATTTACTTGGTGGATGAGCAACAAACTCCAAACTGTACAGAGTTAAGAGAGCAGAAGACAGTGACTTTAGGGTTTATAATAAAGCATTTCTTTTGGTATTCTTGTCATTTGCTGTGAGCTTTtataagaacattttattaCGTAATTTAAATGACACTATTTaaactaaaactttatttgtaacTATTTCATTTAGCTTTAGAGTTATAAAATTACATTGCTTAATATAGCAGTTACTCACACTTTGAAAGTTTCTCTTCCAATTTTTCCTCTTGATGTTTCAGAAGGTTTATCAGCTCATGTGTATATTGAATCCTATTAGGTAAAACCATCCAAAGAACAAAACATCTAGCGTTTAGAATAGAGTTACCATTTATGGAAGTACGATGACACTAGttgaattttacaaaaaattgcAATCTTTTATGACCGCTTGAATTTCTTATTTATGTTCCTCAAAATAGCAAGAGAAAGCACTTTAACATTTGTAATAGCAATATCCTAAACATCTGtatgaagttaaaaacaaatgcttCCATCTGCTGTTTGCATAATAAGAACAAAAGACGTGCTCACCTTTGAAACACTTCCTCCTTGCTCACCATCTCATCTTGAAGCTTTGTGCTTAGGTTCTCATTTTCCAACTTATGGAATTGTAATGAAGGGAAAAAAGCTAACTTTATCATGAAGAAAAATTCAAgacgtagaaaaaaaaatgcagtaaaagtAAAACCAGAGTTCTTGAAAAATGCTAAAGCTTTTGCTTTCACATGTGAATGCTTAATAAAATTTCcctttaaaagcaaaataaagatcCTGAAGACAATAATATTCTGTTACACTCACTTTCACCAGTATTGTTTGTGAACATCCTGTTTGTATCAAATGtcctataaatatattttcttgttgCATGAAACTCACAGATAGGAAGGATTTTTGGtatgtgaaacatttttatcagataatttaagagaaatgttaacataattctgataaataaaattttacctGTAACTCCAAGATGGACTTTCTGAGGACTCAATAGTCAAGGTTGCCTCATTCAGTTTTTTATCCTGAAGGAACAAACTAATACTGAAATATAcaaggcaggaaaaaaaaacccctaggAATATGATAGTGATAGACTTAGACTGCTTAGTGATGGTGTTAAATTTCAATGTAGCACCAGCATTTATTGATTTGACTGAACGCTTATAACACTAATGTCagttttattatgaaaaaatttGTGGAACAAACCATtgttgtaaaatagttttaaaaaattgaaggacttatcttttctcttcaaaatAATTCT
The sequence above is a segment of the Pomacea canaliculata isolate SZHN2017 linkage group LG6, ASM307304v1, whole genome shotgun sequence genome. Coding sequences within it:
- the LOC112565974 gene encoding myosin-14-like; its protein translation is MVSKEEVFQRIQYTHELINLLKHQEEKLEEKLSKCEAERTELKYFAKEHACQFEEMCEKFKKLELDANEGREQLLRQVQEERVQRDTLEEKMNCKLSQTLSEVHSLKNEIQEKSLVLEETRIALQEKTDMTEATKKLLEETQQQVCQLSQDISSKQEKLEQLTAELQSIQAERDRLASELDEEREKLGQSKRQEDSVQEALNNSVAIFNQRQDSMQKEIELLKYELVEEQKRLREARAQLAESMSFAESIKGSRDVLLLEKKEMELCLEKLKTELTDLQSEKYKNKAEISSLEVEVESLQLHIEQERLEAAKAKGEVDEAKLKCASLEKENKTLGEETKKLKNDIAAQKMKLETVNASCADEKKRIQELQLSVEELTTQLHQKGLQMEQLKTQLKENEDKLSSKENLLANAESGLVNLQMELKNIIEERDAAKIQIMDLEKKAEAWRNESELAEGRHADIALQNDLLLKETEKRDRAQATEMQNHIEKNKQLQKQVKDLRAELKEQNKHVKDVEREMKSLQGRLTKQEKAEGDRKREVEYLKQELVCNEQAKEESENILVKLQEQLEQEKHALHKQAQQIEELKSQTAKAQKEKAEAVLQCDRQIIEMTATLEKYTQDHHKFLAQKDKEIEELRQKNNVLVTQKQNNPHGSGGHKETEEMKRKLATLNCELEQAQKHMKEKETEVETLKSQLTQQEQIVQEMKQNSMSLTPALHSTSAMDVDERRMGEIPCTPARTVNDAQHGILRQIDSVSKRRKVAFISPSVENIETFDVDTDSSTELEIEAEAVMNHTQRNQRTPLRLSHSPAGRGLLMPVHPSLANAAKSSKSLCKISTAHPRSARNLTPELSPKLKQLARTPNRRKTNMRTSKFFRSSPKERISIKQKEPGKERLSWFDEDVVYGFGSED